Proteins encoded by one window of Mycoplasma capricolum subsp. capricolum ATCC 27343:
- the lon gene encoding endopeptidase La, with amino-acid sequence MKDKKLPVVVTRGIFILPTTSKTIEFGRTKSKNALNASVESYNNQVVVVSQESPLEEEPNLDHLFYLGTVANLSIKKVWKDGTISAELEYDQKIKIDEFIEENGVIYALGSVFEDKIPRTDIQKNKIKEILIELQEKHSFNTSELLLAFNDNDLYKLNSLIYQIIDKMPLVSLNTKLLLIQSTSILEKLDLLKELIVNRPKPTIKLNNNSSVDSEINKKLKDKMDKQQKEYYLREKMRIIKEELEDESSDASQLDKYKKRLEEEPFPEPVKEKILSSIKRIETMQPGSAEVNVERNYVDWMMSIPWWEQSEDIDDLKYAQEILEKHHFGLKKVKERIIEYLAVKQKTKSLKGPIITFVGPPGVGKTSLARSIAEALGKKFVKVSLGGVKDESEIRGHRKTYVGSMPGRIIQALKRAKVKNPLFLLDEIDKMASDNRGDPASAMLEVLDPEQNKEFSDHYIEEPYDLSTVMFIATANYIENIPEALYDRMEIINLSSYTEIEKMHIAKDYLTKKILEEDQLTEDELKFTDEAYDEIIKYYTREAGVRQLERHLATIARKFIVKLLNGEISNLVVTREVVVEYLGKHIFEHTSKEEESQVGVVTGLAYTQFGGDILPIEVSTYAGKGNLTLTGKLGEVMKESASIALTYVKANHEKFGITKEKFDDIDIHIHVPEGAVPKDGPSAGITLTTALISALSKQPVSKDFGMTGEITLRGNVLPIGGLREKSISAARSGLKHILIPSKNVKDIEDIPQEVQDVLKITPVSKYEDVYEIIFNNKNY; translated from the coding sequence ATGAAAGATAAAAAGCTACCTGTTGTTGTAACTAGAGGAATATTTATTTTACCAACTACTTCTAAAACTATTGAATTTGGAAGAACAAAAAGTAAAAATGCTTTAAATGCTTCTGTTGAATCTTATAATAATCAAGTTGTAGTAGTTTCTCAAGAAAGTCCATTAGAAGAAGAACCTAATTTAGATCATTTATTCTATTTAGGAACTGTTGCTAACTTATCAATTAAAAAAGTTTGAAAAGATGGAACAATTTCAGCTGAATTAGAATATGATCAAAAAATTAAGATTGATGAATTTATTGAAGAAAATGGTGTAATTTATGCTCTTGGTAGCGTGTTTGAAGATAAAATACCAAGAACTGATATTCAAAAAAATAAAATAAAAGAAATTCTTATTGAATTACAAGAAAAACACTCATTTAATACTTCTGAATTACTTTTAGCGTTTAATGATAACGATCTTTATAAATTAAATTCATTAATTTATCAAATTATTGATAAAATGCCTCTAGTTTCTTTAAATACTAAGTTGCTTTTAATTCAATCTACTTCTATTTTAGAAAAATTAGACTTATTAAAAGAACTAATTGTTAATAGACCTAAACCTACTATCAAATTAAATAATAATTCAAGTGTTGATTCTGAAATTAATAAAAAGCTAAAAGACAAAATGGATAAACAACAAAAAGAATATTATTTAAGAGAAAAAATGAGAATTATTAAAGAAGAATTAGAAGATGAAAGTTCTGATGCTTCTCAATTAGATAAGTATAAAAAGCGTTTAGAAGAAGAGCCATTTCCAGAACCTGTAAAAGAAAAAATTTTATCTTCAATTAAAAGAATAGAAACAATGCAACCAGGAAGTGCGGAAGTTAATGTTGAAAGAAACTATGTTGATTGAATGATGTCTATTCCTTGATGAGAGCAATCTGAAGACATTGATGATTTAAAATATGCTCAAGAAATCTTAGAAAAACATCATTTTGGTTTAAAAAAAGTTAAAGAAAGAATTATTGAATATTTAGCTGTTAAACAAAAAACTAAATCATTAAAAGGTCCTATTATTACATTTGTAGGTCCTCCAGGAGTTGGAAAAACTAGCTTAGCTAGATCAATTGCTGAAGCTTTAGGTAAAAAGTTTGTTAAAGTTTCACTAGGTGGAGTTAAAGATGAATCTGAAATTAGAGGACATAGAAAAACTTATGTTGGTTCAATGCCTGGTAGAATTATTCAAGCTTTAAAAAGAGCTAAAGTTAAAAATCCATTATTTTTATTAGATGAAATTGATAAAATGGCTAGTGATAATAGAGGAGATCCAGCATCAGCAATGTTAGAAGTACTAGATCCAGAACAAAATAAGGAATTTTCAGATCATTACATTGAAGAGCCTTATGATTTAAGTACTGTTATGTTCATAGCAACTGCTAATTATATTGAAAATATTCCAGAAGCTTTATATGACAGAATGGAAATTATTAATTTATCTAGTTATACAGAAATTGAAAAAATGCATATTGCAAAAGATTATTTAACTAAAAAAATACTTGAAGAAGATCAATTAACTGAAGATGAATTAAAATTCACTGATGAAGCTTATGATGAAATTATTAAGTATTATACTAGAGAAGCTGGAGTAAGACAATTAGAAAGACATTTAGCAACAATTGCTAGAAAATTTATTGTTAAACTTTTAAATGGAGAAATTAGCAATTTAGTAGTTACTAGAGAAGTAGTGGTTGAATATTTAGGAAAACATATTTTTGAACATACTTCAAAAGAAGAAGAATCACAAGTTGGAGTAGTAACAGGTTTGGCTTATACTCAATTTGGTGGAGACATTTTACCAATAGAAGTAAGTACATATGCAGGAAAAGGTAATTTAACTTTAACTGGTAAACTAGGTGAAGTAATGAAAGAATCTGCAAGTATTGCTTTAACTTATGTAAAAGCAAATCATGAAAAATTTGGTATAACTAAAGAAAAATTTGATGATATTGATATTCATATTCATGTTCCTGAAGGTGCTGTTCCAAAAGATGGACCAAGTGCTGGTATTACTTTAACAACAGCTTTGATTTCAGCTTTATCTAAACAACCAGTTTCAAAAGATTTTGGTATGACTGGAGAGATCACTTTAAGAGGAAATGTTTTACCAATTGGTGGGTTAAGAGAAAAATCAATTTCTGCAGCTAGAAGTGGATTAAAACATATTTTAATTCCTTCAAAAAATGTTAAAGATATTGAAGATATTCCTCAAGAAGTTCAAGATGTTTTAAAAATCACTCCTGTTTCTAAGTATGAAGATGTATATGAAATAATCTTTAATAATAAGAACTACTAA